In Helianthus annuus cultivar XRQ/B chromosome 9, HanXRQr2.0-SUNRISE, whole genome shotgun sequence, the following are encoded in one genomic region:
- the LOC110879572 gene encoding zinc-finger homeodomain protein 2, which translates to MEMSGAEKETREQTSSLPYNNHHLEPMEHGSNPDRFDGSGASVTPISVGSRLLNSPRLVTRYRECLKNHAANIGGNVTDGCCEFMPSGNDGTLEAFKCAACNCHRNFHRKETATVIASAAHFLQLPPTLPSPSPSFNYHHRHHHYQQPNWASSDAPAAGSTDPPLNASPVKVAVGGSGVATESSSEELHFTVGAPTYGVAKKRFRSKFTQDQKEKMLEFAEKVGWRIPREDDPEVQRFCAVVGVKRQVLKVWMHNNKAISGKKHVQDSNETIE; encoded by the exons ATGGAGATGAGTGGCGCAGAAAAAGAAACAAGAGAGCAAACTTCTTCACTCCCATACAACAACCATCACTTGGAACCCATGGAACATGGATCCAACCCAGATCGGTTTGACGGATCTGGAGCTTCGGTTACACCGATATCAGTCGGATCTAGGCTCTTAAACTCACCAAGGCTGGTAACAAGGTATCGAGAGTGTTTGAAGAACCATGCCGCCAACATCGGCGGTAATGTCACCGATGGATGCTGCGAGTTCATGCCTTCAGGCAACGACGGAACCCTAGAAGCATTCAAATGTGCCGCTTGTAACTGTCACCGTAACTTCCACCGCAAAGAAACCGCCACGGTTATCGCTTCAGCCGCACACTTTCTTCAGCTCCCTCCTACGTTACCCTCCCCTTCACCGTCGTTCAactaccaccaccgccaccaccactacCAACAACCCAACTGGGCATCCTCCGACGCTCCTGCGGCCGGATCAACGG ATCCGCCACTGAATGCATCCCCGGTGAAAGTTGCCGTTGGGGGAAGTGGTGTGGCAACTGAATCATCTAGTGAGGAGCTGCATTTCACGGTGGGGGCACCGACGTATGGGGTGGCGAAAAAGAGGTTTAGATCGAAATTCACGCAGGATCAAAAGGAGAAAATGCTTGAATTCGCAGAAAAAGTAGGGTGGAGGATACCAAGAGAAGATGATCCAGAGGTCCAAAGATTTTGCGCAGTGGTAGGAGTTAAACGACAAGTGCTCAAGGTCTGGATGCATAATAATAAAGCCATTTCTGGGAAGAAGCATGTTCAAGATTCCAATGAAACTATCGAATGA